The DNA region GCTCGGGGGTTGCCGAAGGATCCGAAGCTTTAAATTGTCGGAGCATATCATACATGATCACCTGATCCGACATTTGCAGCATTTCCTGCGTTTCCTCGTACCCCTGGCTGCAAGCCTGAATATCGGTCGGCTGACGGCTCGTCAGGTCATAGCACGTGCCTCCCTGAAGCCCGGCGGCCTCGGATGGCAGATAGAACACCTTCCCGTCGGAAAACGCCCCGCTGCGCAGCGGGATCAGCCGCTCTTCGTCACCGAACAGATGCCCGCCGATCCAATAAGGGTCTGCCGCTATCCCTAGCAGGTGGAGAATCGAAGGCGCCACGTTCATCATGCCGGAGGGTTCCGAATACACACCGGCGCTGCCGCCATCCGGCAAGTGAATGAGCAGCGGCACTTGATTCATGATCTGCTCCATATCAAGCGGACTTAGCTCGCGGCCTAACAATTGCTCGTAGTCCTCTTTTTCCTTGATGGAGTTGTCATGGTCCCCATAGATTAACAGGATGGTGTTATCCCACAGGCCCTGCTCCTTCATCTGCTCGACAAGCTCGCCGAACGCAGCGTCAACGTAATGGACCGACTGAAGATAATCCCCCAGCATCGTTCCCTCGAGGCCGCCGATGTCCAGCTTGCGCTCCGCTTCGGGGAGATGATACGGATGATGGCTCGACAGGGTGATGAGAAACGAATAGAACGGCTGCTTGATATTCTTCATATAATCGAGCGACTGGTCGAATAAGGCTTTATCGCTCAGGGACCAGCCCAGCACATCGTTCATCACGAAATCCTTCTTGCTGTAAAAATGGTCGTATTTCATCTCGCGGTACATCGTCGTCCGGTTCCAGAAGCTTGCATCATAGGAGTGAAAGACGTTGGCGGAATAGCCCTGGTCCTTCAATATTTCCGGAAGGGTATCGAAATCCCGGTCCGCGTAGCGGGTAAATACGGAGCCCGTCGGCAGCGGCAGCAGCGAGCTGTGCGTCACGAAGTCGGCGTCGGAGGTTCGTCCCTGCCCGGTCTGATGATAAAAATTGCTGAAATACAAACTCTCCTTCATCAGTTGGTTGATATTCGGCGTAATTTCCTGTCCGTTCACGGATTGCCCGATCACGAAGTTCATCAAGGCCTCCGTTTGAACCATGATGACATTGCTGTCTTTATACTTCCCGAACAGTCCGCCTGCATTCGGCTGCGTGGACCTCCTGGCCTCAAACCACTCCCGAATCCGCTCAATCTCCGTCCCGGCGAGCTTAGGCTGATTGATAACGTGATCCCGGCCGTAACGATACAGGTCATAGCCGTGAAAGCCGATCAACCCGGTAACATTATACAGCGTGATATTCCACCAGTTGCCTTCGAAGAGGCCGACCGCCCACGTATCCGACGCCCGTTTAATGGGCAGCAAGGTCATGCCAAGACCCAGGACAAGAGCGAGCGATCCGGATATGAGCCGAAGGACGAGCCTTCTTCTTCGCGCCTGCCGAAGCTCTGCTGCAAACGACAGTCCGCGTGCCTCTCCCGATTTCTTCTTACGCAGCAGCATAAGGACCGTGAACGGGATCATGACCAGCCAATCGATAAAAAAGAACAGATCACCCGGGGCTGTCAGGGACCGGATGCTGTCGCCCAGCGAGCTGACCTGACCGGCTTGAAGCAGCACCGGCACCGTTATGAAATCGTCAAAATAGCGGTAGTACACGAGGTCCGCATAGAGGATGCCGGTCCACAGCATGTTTAACAGCGTCAAGGAGACAAGCCTTCCCTTAGGGGGAAGCCACAGAGTCCAGAACGAGATGAGAAGCAGCGAGCCAACCGCGATGACATAGTCCGCCTGATCAAGCTGGATCTGGGCCAGCCGAAGCCTGTCGTCGAAAAGAACCAGCTTGCACATCATAAGCATAAGAAATATCCAGTATGCCGTATATCGGTAATGTAAAATGCAGGCGACCCGACTTCGCGGGTCGCGCCGGGCGTTGAATGATAGCAATGTTGGAGCCCCTCCTTCTAGCATCGGGTGTTCCCCGATTCGAGCCGGTGTTATCGATGATTACATTTATAACATAAATGGGACGCAAACTCATGTCTCACCGGGCGGATTCAAGCTCTCGAAAGAGCAAAAAGCCGCCCTGCAGGCGGCTCTGGCTTGATAGGCGTGATGAAAGCCTTGCTTCAGCTTAATGATTGTTCAGGCGCAGACTTACGCGGAGGTAACGGGCCCAAGTACTGATAGTACTGGCATTCGATCCGCCCGTTATACAGCTTGCGCCGCTTGTCCGCCTTGCGGCCGAAATAATGCTCGAACTGCTTGGTGGGGCTGAGCGCGAAGAAGGACCATGTCGGGAGCGCCCCGGTCATCGTGCCCAATTGGCGGATCAGCCGCTCTACCTCCGGCTTCTCGCTCAAGCGTTCGCCATACGGAGGATTCGTGATGATGCAGCCGAATTCTCCTTCAGGCAGCGCTTTGGCGGCAGGGAGAATCTTAAAGTCGATCTCGCCGGCAAGTCCGGCGCTTTTGGCTGCCGCCTTGGCCACTTCGATCGCCTTCGGATCGATATCGCTTCCCGCGATGTGAAGCGGGATGTCGTCGGTTATGGCATCGAACGCTTCTTCCCTGGCCGCCTCCCACAGCTTATCCCCGATGATATCCCAGTGCTCGGAAGGGAACGAGCGGCGCAGACCCGGCGCGATATTCCAAGCCTGCATAGCGGCTTCAATCAGAATAGTACCGGAGCCGCAGCACGGGTCATACAGCGGACGGTGGGGACCCCAGCGGCTGATCTGCAGGAGGGCGGACGCCATCGTTTCCTTTAGGGGCGCCTCGGTCACCAGCTTGCGGTATCCGCGTTTATGCAGAGCCGGTCCCGTCGTATCGAGCGTTAATAAAGCGCGGTCTTTCAGCAGCGACACTTCGATGACGTACCGGGGACCATCTTCGGGAAACCACTCGGTACGGTGCGACAGCTTCAGCTTCTCCACGATCGCCTTCTTGACGATCCCTTGGCAGGCCGGAACGCTGCTCAGCTGGGATTTATGGGAGCGTCCTTCAACCGGGAATTCCCCGCGCGCGGGAATCCACTGCTCCCAAGGGAGCGCCTTCGTCCCCTCAAAGAGCTCGTCAAAGGTCATCGCTTTGAATTCGCCCATTTTCACCAAGATGCGGTCGGATGTCCGGAGCCACAGATTGCAGCGGCAAATATCGATCAGGTCGCCGGAGAAGGTCACTCTTCCGTTCTCTACTTCCATATCGGTATACCCGAGCTCCTTCAGTTCCCGTGCGACAATAGCTTCAAGGCCCATAGGGGCGGTTGCGATCAATTGTAATCGAGGCATTAACGGTGTCAACTCCATTTAACATGTGTACGGCGCTTCACGCCGCCGGTTCAATCTTTATAGTATAGGCGATTGCATTCGCCAAGACAATTGTCTTATGATAGACCTCGTTAGGTTTAACGGATCATTAAAGGCTTACAAGGCTGAACCAAAGGAGGCGGCATCACTTGCTGACGACCCCTGACGATTATGTTAATCAATTATATCCCGAAGATGACGAGCTCAAGCAGGTTTTGCAAGCCATTAGGGAGAAAGGGATGCCCGAGGTATCCGTAGCCCCCGCATACGGCAGGCTGCTGACACTGCTCGTGCAGACTTCAGGCGCGCGCAGCATACTGGAGATCGGCGCGCTCGGCGGCTACAGCGGCATTTGCCTCTGCCGGGGTCTTCCGGCTGACGGCAGGCTCACCTCGCTCGAGTTGAAGGAGGAGTATGCGCAGCTGGCCGGCAGTCATCTGGATAAGGCGGGCTTTAAGGATCGGGTGGAATACCGGATCGGTCCTGCGGCGGACAGTCTGGCCGAGCTGAAGCGGGAAGGGAAGACGTTTGATTTTTTCTTCATCGATGCCGATAAAGAGAATTACCCGCTGTATCTGGATTATGCCATCGAGCTGGCGAATCCGGGGGCGCTGATCGCAGGGGATAACTGCTTCCTGCGCGGAAGAACGCTGAATTCGGATAAAAACGGGCCGTCGGTGCAGGCCGTACGCCGCTTTAATGAGCGGATCGCGACGGACGACCGTCTTGTGAGCACGCTGCTCCCTGCCTATGACGGTCTTATTTTGGCGCGTGTAAAGTAATTGTACCCAAAAAAGGGGAGATCCCGGGCGTATTACGCCTGGATCTCCCTTTTTTGTATCCTTACCGCGTGCCTCTCCCGGCGCGCGGTGCAATGATGACTGCCGCACGATGAACAGCGACGCTCGGACGACAATGGTTTTCTTATGCGTATGCCGCTACCGGAATTTCGGAGCAGGCTTGCCCGCAAACAGCTTCCTTCTTACCCACAGCATATTGATGATCAGCAGGCAGCCGGAAGTGATGAACAATCCCTCGATCCCGATAAACCCGGCTAAAAATCCGCCGATGACGGCGCCCAGCATATTGCCGAGGGCGAGCGAGCTTGTGTTGAAGCCGAACGAACGGCTCTCCATCCCGTCCGGCGTGTACGAACGGATCAGCGCATTGACGCTCGGCAGGAGTCCGCCCATAAAGACACCCATCATGAACCGCACCAGAATCAGCTGCCACACAGACTGTACGAAGGCCTGCGGGATCAAGGTGAGCCCGGTCCCGATCAAGGCGTACGTCAATATCCGGTGTGCTCCGACCTTGTCGCTGAGCCTGCCGAGGATCGGAGAGGCAATCATGTTGGACAAGCCGGTAACCGCAACGACGAAGCCGGCCCATATCGCGATATTCTCGGCCGTGCCGTGAAGCTTCTGAACATACAGCGGCAAGAGCGACATCGGACTGATCATCGCGAACTGCAGCAGAAACGTAACGGCGAACAGAGCCGGAAGCTGCGGAATATGGCTGAGCTCCTTCAGGCCGCCGATAACCGATACCTGGGGCGTTTGCGCGGCTTCCTCCCGGTCGAATTTTTCCTTAACCAGAAACAACGCAAGCAGTGAAGCAGCAAATATAAGGCCGCCCGTAATGAAGAAGATCGGTCGGTATCCGACCCAGTTGGCCATGACGCCGCCGATCAAGGGGCCGAGGATCGTTCCGGCAACTTGTCCGGATTGCATGATGCCCATGGCAAAGCCCATCCGGTTCTTCGGCGTGGTGCCCGACACAAGCGAAATCGCCGCCGGGTTGAAGCCGGAAATCGTCCCGTTCAGCAGCCGCAGGGCCAGCAGATGCCATGGGTGGGTGGCAAAGCCCATGCAGCCGATGACGATCGCCATGCCGAACCCCGAACGAAGCAGCATCAGCTTGCGGCCGTACTTGTCGGCCACCTTGCCCCAGATCGGTTGAAAAATAAATGAGGTCAGGAAGTTGGCTGCGAATATGAGTCCTGCCCATACGCCAATCTCCCTCTCCCCCGTGACGTTAAGGTCCTGCGCCAAATACAGTGTCAGGAACGGGGTGATCATCGTCATCCCGGAGTTGACCAAAAACTGCCCGAACCAAAGCACAATGAGATTGATTTTCCAACGGTTCAATGTGCTCACTCACTTCCTTTCTAAGCTGTCCAGCCCGAAGCGATCCGGGCCCTCCAATTATGCATACCCTAAAAAATGCCGTTCTTTCAGTATAACACATCTGAAAAGCGCCAAATGTTGACAATGTCATAAGATTGTCATCTGATTTTCATAGGATGTCCATGTAAGACGGTTGTTACTTACTTTTAAAAAGGGCATAATGAACAGTAGGAAACTTTATACACATTGATGAACTATTGATGGGGGCCTAATCATGACCTACAACGATCAATTTATCCGCGCATGCCGCAAGCAGGATATCACCCATGTTCCGGTATGGTATATGCGGCAGGCCGGGCGCTATGACCCGGAGTACCGAAAGATTAAAGAGAAATACTCCCTTCTGGAAATTTGCAGCCAGCCCGAGCTTGCGGCTGAAGTAACGCTGATGCCGGTACGGAAGCTCGGTGTCGATGCGGCGATTCTATATTCCGACATCATGAATCCGGTTGCTTCGATCGGGGTCGACTTTGATATTGTGAAAAATATCGGTCCCGTTATCGATCAACCGATACGTACTGCAGCCGATGTCGAGAAGCTCCGCCCGATTGATGTGGAGGGCGATCTCGGACATGTGCTGGAAACGATCCGAATCTTGGACAGAGAGCTGGAGGTGCCGCTCATTACGTTTGCGGGCGCGCCGTTTACGATTGCCAGCTATTTGATCGAAGGAAGACCTTCGAAAAATTATCTGCGGACGAAAGAGCTCATGTACAGCGAGCCGAAGGTATGGTTCTCCTTGATGGACAAGCTCGGCGATATGGTCATCGCTTATCTAAGAGCGCATGTGAACAATGGCGGCAAGGCGTTCCAGCTGTTCGACAGCTGGGTCGGCGCCCTGTCTCCTCAGGATTTCCGCACCTTCGTCCTGCCGACGATCGAACGGATTTTTGCGGAGCTGGCGGATTTGAACGTGCCTAAAATTTATTTTCCCGGCGTCAGCTCCGGAGAACTTCTGCCTACGCTGACTGATCTCCGCGCCGACGTCATCGGCCTCGATTGGAGAGTGTCCATTAGCGAAGGGCGCCGCCGCTTGGGCGGTAAATATGCCGTTCAAGGCAATCTCGATCCGACCGTGCTGACCGGGCCGATGCCGCTGATTCAGCAGTATGCGAAAGAAATCATTGATCAAGGGATTCAAGAGCCCGGCTTTGTGTTTAACCTGGGGCATGGACTGTTTCCGGAAGCTTCGCTGGAGAAGCTGCGCGAGCTGACCTCCTACATCCATGAATACTCGGCGCAGGCATTAAAGACCGCCGCACAGCGAGCTTAGAGAACGAATACTTAATAGCTAGAGGTGAGAAGGTTATGAAGAATAAAATTGGCGTGTTGGTCATGTCCTACGGAACGCCGGAAAGCATGGAAGGAATCGAAAGCTATTATACCCATATCCGCCGGGGAAATAAGCCTTCCGAGGAGCAGCTGCGCGAGCTGACGGAACGCTACGAGGCCATCGTCGGGGGCGTATTCCCGCTCCGCGAGAATACCGACCGGCAGGTCCGCACGCTGCAAGACACGCTGAACGTGGATCCCCGCGCGACGGATGTCGAATTCGTATGCTATCAGGGGCTGAAGCATGCCGCTCCGTATATTGAAGACGGCGTGGAGAAGATGGTGCAGGACGGGATTACGAAAGCGGTTGGAATCGTCCTTGCGCCCCATTATTCTACGATGAGCATCGGCTCCTACGTGAAGCGGGCGAAGGCGAAAGCCGACGAGCTGGGTCTCGACATTTCGTTCGTGGAGAGCTATCATCTGCATCCGAAGCTGATCGAGGCATTTGCGGACCGGGTATCGGCAAAGCTGAACCAGTTCGAGGAAGCTGGAGCGAACCGGGACAGCGTGCGCGTGCTGTTCAGCGCCCACAGCCTTCCGGAACGGATTCTCTCCATGGGCGATCCTTACCAGGATCAATTGCTGGAGACATCGAAGGCTGTAGCGGAGAAGGCCGGCGTGAAGCATTGGCAATTCACTTGGCAAAGCGCGGGACGGACGGCAGAGCCATGGCTTGGCCCGGACATTCTGGATACGCTCCAGACGCTGAATAAAGAGGAGCAGGTCGAGGACGTGCTTGTCGCTCCTGTCGGCTTCGTCTCGGACCATCTCGAGGTGCTCTATGATCTGGATATCGAAGCGAAGAGCATTGCGAAAGAAATGGATATGCGGCTCGAGCGGATCGATTCCTTGAACAGCGATCCGCTGTATATGGAGGCGCTCAGCGATTCCATCATTACCCTTCTGAAGCTGTAACCGCACGCGTCCAGGGTCTGGACGGACCGGATCGCGTCAAAGCAGAACCCCCCGTTAACCGGGGGGTTCTATTCTTTATAGGGATGCTGGTATAATGGGAGAAGCGACCTAATGCGAAGATCTCATCAGTGAATGAAGGAGTGCCCTATGCATCTGTCACGATCGGAGAGAAGCAAGGCCAAGAAGAAGGCCCGTAAGCAGCGGAGCGGACAGGTATGGTTGATCCTTAATCTATGCCTGATCGTGATGATCGCTGCTCTGCTGATCTATTATTTTAATTTTAAGCAGCACGACCCGGCCGGGGGAACGGCCTATCCGGATCAGGCGGGCATCGGCATGGAAGGCGGCAGGGAAGCGGACCCGGGATCCGGGAAGGGCGCTGGCTCCGGCTCGTTCGATACCGGCGAATTGGAGGATCCCGAGGAGATTCCGGTTGCAGAAATAGAGGAGGTGCGTGATTCCGGCGAGGAGGAGCGGATCGTTCTGCATTTTGCCGGGGACAGCTTATTCTCGGGCAAAGTGGAGAACGCCCTTAAGCAGCATGGCTATGATTATCCGTACCGGCATCTCGGCACGGCGTTTCTGGACGATGATCTGACCGTCCTCAACCTGGAGACTCCGGTGACAACGCGAGGCGTCGCCGCCGCGAATAAACAATTCGTGTTCAAGTCATCGCCGGATGTGCTGCCTGCGCTGCGGGCTGCCGGGGTCGAGGCTGTAAATCTGGCCAATAACCACATCCTGGACCAGGGTCAGGAAGGGCTGCTGGATACGCTCAAGCACCTGGACGACCACGAGATACGCTATGTAGGGGCCGGCAAGAATGAAAAAGAAGCCTTTGCGGCACAGTATTTCGAGCTTAAAGGAATGACGGTGGCACTTCTCGGCTTCAGCCGCGTGCTGCCCGAAACGACCTGGTATGCGCTGGAGAACCGGCCCGGGGTTGCCGGTGCTTATGATCATGTTCTGCCGAAAGCGGTTGAAGCTATCGCCGCGGCAAGGCAGAAGGCCGATATCGTCATCGTGATTCCGCATTGGGGGCAGGAGCTGCATAAGACGCCGGATGCGAACCAGATCAATCTGTCCCGCGCCTTCATCGAAGCAGGCGCGGACCTGATCATCGGCGGCCACCCGCATGTGCTGCAGGGACTGGAGCAATATAAAGGAAAATGGATTGCGTACAGCACGGGCAATTTTATTTTTACCAAATCCTCCAATGCCGATACGTGGAAGACCGCGGTCTTTAAAGCCTCCTGCGACAAGCAGGGTGCATGCGACATCAAGCTGACGCCATACCGGACGGAAATCGGACAGGTCATTCCGCTCGAAGGCAAGGAGGCAGAGGCGGTGCTGAAGGAAGTTCAGTCCCGGTCGATCGGCGGCGTTACCGTTACGCCTCAAGGGGAAGTTATCCCGGGAACGGCCAAGGAAATCTAAGCTACCAGTTACACCAAGGAGGTGCCATCATGAACAATTTATGCGTGGCCCATCGCGGCTT from Paenibacillus ihbetae includes:
- a CDS encoding MFS transporter encodes the protein MSTLNRWKINLIVLWFGQFLVNSGMTMITPFLTLYLAQDLNVTGEREIGVWAGLIFAANFLTSFIFQPIWGKVADKYGRKLMLLRSGFGMAIVIGCMGFATHPWHLLALRLLNGTISGFNPAAISLVSGTTPKNRMGFAMGIMQSGQVAGTILGPLIGGVMANWVGYRPIFFITGGLIFAASLLALFLVKEKFDREEAAQTPQVSVIGGLKELSHIPQLPALFAVTFLLQFAMISPMSLLPLYVQKLHGTAENIAIWAGFVVAVTGLSNMIASPILGRLSDKVGAHRILTYALIGTGLTLIPQAFVQSVWQLILVRFMMGVFMGGLLPSVNALIRSYTPDGMESRSFGFNTSSLALGNMLGAVIGGFLAGFIGIEGLFITSGCLLIINMLWVRRKLFAGKPAPKFR
- a CDS encoding LTA synthase family protein, with amino-acid sequence MLSFNARRDPRSRVACILHYRYTAYWIFLMLMMCKLVLFDDRLRLAQIQLDQADYVIAVGSLLLISFWTLWLPPKGRLVSLTLLNMLWTGILYADLVYYRYFDDFITVPVLLQAGQVSSLGDSIRSLTAPGDLFFFIDWLVMIPFTVLMLLRKKKSGEARGLSFAAELRQARRRRLVLRLISGSLALVLGLGMTLLPIKRASDTWAVGLFEGNWWNITLYNVTGLIGFHGYDLYRYGRDHVINQPKLAGTEIERIREWFEARRSTQPNAGGLFGKYKDSNVIMVQTEALMNFVIGQSVNGQEITPNINQLMKESLYFSNFYHQTGQGRTSDADFVTHSSLLPLPTGSVFTRYADRDFDTLPEILKDQGYSANVFHSYDASFWNRTTMYREMKYDHFYSKKDFVMNDVLGWSLSDKALFDQSLDYMKNIKQPFYSFLITLSSHHPYHLPEAERKLDIGGLEGTMLGDYLQSVHYVDAAFGELVEQMKEQGLWDNTILLIYGDHDNSIKEKEDYEQLLGRELSPLDMEQIMNQVPLLIHLPDGGSAGVYSEPSGMMNVAPSILHLLGIAADPYWIGGHLFGDEERLIPLRSGAFSDGKVFYLPSEAAGLQGGTCYDLTSRQPTDIQACSQGYEETQEMLQMSDQVIMYDMLRQFKASDPSATPEP
- a CDS encoding O-methyltransferase is translated as MLTTPDDYVNQLYPEDDELKQVLQAIREKGMPEVSVAPAYGRLLTLLVQTSGARSILEIGALGGYSGICLCRGLPADGRLTSLELKEEYAQLAGSHLDKAGFKDRVEYRIGPAADSLAELKREGKTFDFFFIDADKENYPLYLDYAIELANPGALIAGDNCFLRGRTLNSDKNGPSVQAVRRFNERIATDDRLVSTLLPAYDGLILARVK
- the hemH gene encoding ferrochelatase; amino-acid sequence: MKNKIGVLVMSYGTPESMEGIESYYTHIRRGNKPSEEQLRELTERYEAIVGGVFPLRENTDRQVRTLQDTLNVDPRATDVEFVCYQGLKHAAPYIEDGVEKMVQDGITKAVGIVLAPHYSTMSIGSYVKRAKAKADELGLDISFVESYHLHPKLIEAFADRVSAKLNQFEEAGANRDSVRVLFSAHSLPERILSMGDPYQDQLLETSKAVAEKAGVKHWQFTWQSAGRTAEPWLGPDILDTLQTLNKEEQVEDVLVAPVGFVSDHLEVLYDLDIEAKSIAKEMDMRLERIDSLNSDPLYMEALSDSIITLLKL
- a CDS encoding CapA family protein, whose product is MHLSRSERSKAKKKARKQRSGQVWLILNLCLIVMIAALLIYYFNFKQHDPAGGTAYPDQAGIGMEGGREADPGSGKGAGSGSFDTGELEDPEEIPVAEIEEVRDSGEEERIVLHFAGDSLFSGKVENALKQHGYDYPYRHLGTAFLDDDLTVLNLETPVTTRGVAAANKQFVFKSSPDVLPALRAAGVEAVNLANNHILDQGQEGLLDTLKHLDDHEIRYVGAGKNEKEAFAAQYFELKGMTVALLGFSRVLPETTWYALENRPGVAGAYDHVLPKAVEAIAAARQKADIVIVIPHWGQELHKTPDANQINLSRAFIEAGADLIIGGHPHVLQGLEQYKGKWIAYSTGNFIFTKSSNADTWKTAVFKASCDKQGACDIKLTPYRTEIGQVIPLEGKEAEAVLKEVQSRSIGGVTVTPQGEVIPGTAKEI
- a CDS encoding THUMP domain-containing class I SAM-dependent RNA methyltransferase, encoding MPRLQLIATAPMGLEAIVARELKELGYTDMEVENGRVTFSGDLIDICRCNLWLRTSDRILVKMGEFKAMTFDELFEGTKALPWEQWIPARGEFPVEGRSHKSQLSSVPACQGIVKKAIVEKLKLSHRTEWFPEDGPRYVIEVSLLKDRALLTLDTTGPALHKRGYRKLVTEAPLKETMASALLQISRWGPHRPLYDPCCGSGTILIEAAMQAWNIAPGLRRSFPSEHWDIIGDKLWEAAREEAFDAITDDIPLHIAGSDIDPKAIEVAKAAAKSAGLAGEIDFKILPAAKALPEGEFGCIITNPPYGERLSEKPEVERLIRQLGTMTGALPTWSFFALSPTKQFEHYFGRKADKRRKLYNGRIECQYYQYLGPLPPRKSAPEQSLS
- the hemE gene encoding uroporphyrinogen decarboxylase, whose translation is MTYNDQFIRACRKQDITHVPVWYMRQAGRYDPEYRKIKEKYSLLEICSQPELAAEVTLMPVRKLGVDAAILYSDIMNPVASIGVDFDIVKNIGPVIDQPIRTAADVEKLRPIDVEGDLGHVLETIRILDRELEVPLITFAGAPFTIASYLIEGRPSKNYLRTKELMYSEPKVWFSLMDKLGDMVIAYLRAHVNNGGKAFQLFDSWVGALSPQDFRTFVLPTIERIFAELADLNVPKIYFPGVSSGELLPTLTDLRADVIGLDWRVSISEGRRRLGGKYAVQGNLDPTVLTGPMPLIQQYAKEIIDQGIQEPGFVFNLGHGLFPEASLEKLRELTSYIHEYSAQALKTAAQRA